A window of the Novipirellula caenicola genome harbors these coding sequences:
- a CDS encoding proline racemase family protein — protein MKVSAPKVERISTVDSHTCGEPTRTIVSGGPDLGKGTLIQRQQRFAKEFDHYRTAVINEPRGSDVLVGALLCKPTNPEFAGAVIFFNNTGYLGMCGHGAIGVAATLAYLGRIGPGYHQLETSVGVIGFELDEDMHRVTVENVPSYRYRKAVAVEVPGFGQVVGDIAWGGNWFFLVRSESAQIRPQHLDELLAFTKAIRKALDDQGITGHGGKVIDHIELYWDSETNDGRNFVLCPGGQWDRSPCGTGTSVKLACLAADGELAAGERWHQESIIGTYFEANYRLATDEEIKQLGNIGLDPKQTVDDSVAASAGIIVPSVTGEASVTAESQLLLDPDDAFRYGIPV, from the coding sequence ATGAAAGTCTCTGCTCCGAAAGTCGAGCGTATCTCGACGGTTGATTCTCACACTTGCGGTGAACCCACACGGACGATCGTTTCGGGTGGTCCCGATCTTGGCAAAGGGACGTTGATTCAGCGTCAGCAGCGTTTTGCCAAAGAATTCGATCACTATCGCACGGCGGTAATCAATGAACCACGAGGAAGTGATGTGTTGGTGGGCGCCCTGCTGTGTAAGCCCACCAATCCCGAGTTCGCCGGCGCAGTGATCTTTTTTAATAACACCGGGTACCTAGGGATGTGTGGTCACGGTGCGATCGGCGTCGCGGCAACGCTTGCCTATCTCGGCCGCATCGGGCCCGGGTATCATCAGCTCGAAACATCGGTGGGCGTGATCGGTTTCGAATTGGATGAAGACATGCACCGCGTCACGGTCGAAAATGTTCCGAGCTATCGCTATCGCAAAGCGGTGGCCGTCGAGGTGCCAGGGTTTGGCCAAGTCGTTGGAGATATCGCCTGGGGCGGCAATTGGTTCTTTTTGGTTCGCAGCGAGTCGGCTCAGATTCGTCCGCAACATCTCGATGAACTGTTGGCATTTACCAAAGCGATCCGCAAAGCTTTGGATGACCAAGGCATCACCGGCCATGGCGGCAAGGTGATTGACCATATCGAGTTGTATTGGGATTCAGAGACCAACGACGGTCGCAACTTTGTGCTTTGTCCCGGCGGCCAATGGGACCGATCACCATGTGGTACCGGCACGAGTGTTAAGTTGGCCTGTTTGGCTGCCGATGGTGAACTGGCTGCCGGAGAACGATGGCACCAAGAAAGTATCATCGGGACCTATTTCGAGGCCAACTATCGCTTGGCTACCGATGAAGAAATCAAGCAGCTCGGCAACATTGGGCTCGACCCCAAGCAAACTGTGGACGATTCCGTGGCAGCCAGTGCAGGGATCATCGTACCGAGTGTCACGGGCGAAGCTTCGGTGACCGCCGAAAGCCAATTGTTGCTCGACCCGGACGATGCATTTCGGTACGGGATCCCGGTGTAA
- a CDS encoding NAD(P)/FAD-dependent oxidoreductase: MTAKHVPDPSSSSQHQLPEHNAGQDEPGQPNAGQPISGQHVQGQRIAASAGESQHVAIVGGGVVGIACAHYLNLRGYRVTVIDRGRVGGGCSHGNCGYVSPSHALPLAEPGAIFSTIKAMLKPNPPLRIRPGLNLHLWKWLWNFSRRCNETDWIESGHAIHPLLTESMQLYGDLIRDYQLDCEWTKQGLLFVYKNQHAFQAYAPIDEMLRRDFNEPARRMSASELLDFEPGLQEDVAGAWYFEHDAHLRPARLVASWRDSLQSRGVAFVENQSLESIEESGGNATRVSLSSQQVTADHVVIATGAWTPLLEKILRFRAPIQPGKGYSITMPRPEGCPRTPMILPERKVAVTPWGSELRLGSMMEFIGYDSAISKKRLGLLTQAAADYLKCKLPESFSETWYGWRPMTYDSTPIIGRCPGFSNVFLACGHNMLGLSMAPATGRMIAELVSGEPTSIQTRPYQAERFIA; encoded by the coding sequence ATGACCGCCAAACACGTGCCTGATCCGTCCAGTTCGTCGCAGCACCAACTGCCAGAGCACAATGCTGGCCAAGACGAGCCGGGCCAGCCCAACGCAGGCCAGCCCATCTCAGGCCAACACGTTCAGGGCCAGCGAATTGCCGCGTCCGCAGGTGAGTCTCAGCATGTCGCCATCGTCGGCGGCGGAGTCGTCGGTATCGCATGTGCCCACTACTTGAATCTGCGTGGCTATCGTGTGACGGTGATTGACCGCGGCCGTGTTGGCGGTGGCTGCTCGCACGGCAATTGTGGTTACGTCAGCCCCAGTCATGCGTTGCCACTGGCTGAACCGGGGGCGATTTTCTCAACCATCAAAGCGATGTTAAAACCGAATCCACCACTGCGGATTCGGCCGGGGCTGAACCTCCATCTGTGGAAATGGTTGTGGAACTTCTCACGTCGCTGTAACGAGACGGATTGGATTGAATCGGGGCATGCGATTCATCCGCTGTTGACCGAGTCGATGCAGCTGTACGGTGATTTGATTCGCGATTACCAATTGGATTGTGAATGGACCAAGCAAGGATTGTTGTTCGTCTATAAGAATCAGCATGCGTTTCAAGCGTACGCACCGATCGATGAGATGCTGCGTCGTGATTTTAATGAACCGGCGCGGCGAATGTCGGCGAGTGAGCTATTGGATTTTGAGCCCGGTTTGCAAGAGGATGTCGCGGGGGCTTGGTATTTCGAACATGATGCCCATTTGCGGCCGGCACGCTTGGTCGCATCTTGGCGTGATTCGCTGCAGAGCCGCGGGGTAGCGTTTGTCGAAAATCAATCGCTCGAATCGATCGAAGAATCGGGCGGTAATGCGACACGTGTGTCGCTGTCGTCACAGCAAGTCACGGCGGATCATGTGGTGATTGCCACTGGCGCCTGGACACCGCTGTTAGAGAAGATCCTTCGTTTTCGTGCACCGATTCAGCCAGGCAAGGGCTATTCGATCACGATGCCGCGGCCTGAGGGCTGTCCTCGCACGCCAATGATTTTGCCCGAGCGAAAGGTGGCGGTGACACCGTGGGGTTCTGAGCTGCGTTTGGGATCGATGATGGAGTTCATCGGTTATGATTCGGCGATCTCCAAGAAACGTCTCGGGTTGCTGACCCAGGCCGCGGCGGACTACCTGAAGTGCAAACTGCCTGAATCGTTCTCTGAAACCTGGTACGGATGGCGTCCGATGACGTACGACAGCACTCCGATCATTGGACGCTGCCCAGGATTCTCAAACGTCTTCTTGGCGTGCGGACACAACATGCTAGGGCTGAGCATGGCGCCCGCCACCGGCCGTATGATTGCCGAGTTGGTCTCGGGCGAACCGACCAGCATCCAAACGCGGCCCTATCAAGCGGAGCGTTTTATCGCTTAG
- a CDS encoding dockerin type I domain-containing protein, giving the protein MFKPATQAILARMATVVFPSERGRAQPDAGRPQGRRRRRSASRLIRYQTLEDRRLLVAEGDPFEIIRNVDTTGLLGNVSAQIRWGDGTQSAAAVNSQPATGGLKIRFDYSLDSSGFFSGANQYRRELLQLAADSIVRRFSDQLDAITPNAAGKMEWIANFTNPSTGNSTLNSNGTARDAVAQNLRVNANELVIFPGARDLAGNERGRGGPGGFAFPSVGSITPEQLANINAFRDTVQFRGESGAKASPATDFGPWGGSVAFDNNGTNWYFGKDIDGIQPGQTDFITVAMHELTHVLGFGNAGINKAWSTYTSGNSFTGAKANAAYVGSGNPPLDQSFHWANSILDTNNQATLMRSSLSNGERQMITSLDVAALDDIGWTLVGSTVTVSANHVYGDNGSFPVEIVLTGSGLGELVIPVTTASISNVKPTLTVAANQSVVVNTPLTITNIGSISDPASSDTFTYTVDWGDGSNVVSGVATIDQTGNATRPTLASFDGTHTYAAAGNFTVVVRVEDGDGGVDQKTFSVSVSSPPKLSLALNQSSILENSGSAAELTITRSGPASSSPLTVSLNSTDASEATVPATAVIPANATSVKVPVAAVDDALLDGDQSLQLSASAAGVDPGVIDLLVKDHETLSASFTADSVHEDASNTVQLRITRSNSDVSQALPIQVSGGNTNELGFDGALVIPANQTSVLINVVPVDDDDPESSEQYSYTFAASGYVADSATIELVDDEAPLFQNAENRFDVDGNGIVTAADALVVINALQFRNGNALLDPDTEQPSDDGYYDVNGDYRITPLDALNVINELNRIGSGESEGEGERAPAIFAPIQVDALIRDNELDKNQAIGAEGLLF; this is encoded by the coding sequence ATGTTCAAACCTGCCACCCAAGCAATCCTGGCTCGCATGGCCACCGTTGTGTTTCCAAGCGAACGTGGCCGCGCTCAGCCTGATGCGGGGCGACCTCAGGGTCGAAGACGCCGTCGCAGCGCTTCACGTCTGATCCGTTATCAAACGCTCGAAGACCGCCGGCTATTGGTTGCCGAGGGCGATCCGTTTGAAATCATTCGCAACGTCGATACGACCGGACTGCTCGGAAACGTCTCGGCCCAGATCCGCTGGGGGGATGGAACGCAATCCGCCGCTGCGGTCAATTCGCAACCAGCCACTGGCGGCTTGAAGATTCGCTTTGACTATTCGCTCGACTCATCGGGATTTTTCTCGGGGGCGAATCAGTACCGCCGAGAACTGCTGCAGCTTGCTGCCGATTCGATTGTCCGTCGTTTTTCGGATCAGCTCGATGCGATCACCCCAAACGCCGCTGGAAAGATGGAGTGGATCGCCAATTTCACGAACCCATCGACCGGCAATTCAACGCTCAACAGCAATGGGACGGCCCGCGATGCCGTTGCCCAGAACTTGAGAGTCAACGCAAACGAACTCGTCATCTTTCCTGGCGCCCGCGACTTGGCTGGCAATGAACGAGGTCGCGGCGGTCCTGGTGGCTTCGCTTTTCCCAGCGTCGGGTCGATCACGCCCGAGCAGCTAGCGAACATCAACGCGTTTCGTGACACCGTTCAATTCCGTGGGGAAAGTGGTGCCAAAGCTTCGCCGGCAACCGATTTCGGACCATGGGGAGGATCGGTCGCCTTTGACAACAATGGAACCAATTGGTATTTCGGCAAAGACATTGACGGCATTCAGCCGGGACAAACCGATTTCATCACCGTCGCGATGCACGAATTGACGCACGTGTTGGGGTTTGGCAACGCGGGAATCAACAAGGCCTGGAGCACTTACACCAGCGGAAACAGCTTCACAGGTGCCAAAGCGAACGCGGCTTATGTGGGTTCGGGCAATCCGCCGCTTGACCAAAGTTTCCACTGGGCCAATTCGATCCTGGATACCAACAATCAAGCGACGCTGATGCGTAGCTCGCTGAGCAACGGCGAGCGACAAATGATTACATCGCTCGATGTTGCGGCATTGGACGACATCGGTTGGACGTTGGTGGGATCGACCGTTACGGTGTCCGCCAACCACGTCTATGGCGACAACGGAAGTTTTCCGGTCGAGATCGTTTTGACCGGCAGCGGACTAGGCGAATTGGTCATCCCGGTGACGACGGCATCGATTAGTAACGTGAAGCCGACGCTAACGGTCGCCGCGAACCAAAGCGTCGTCGTCAACACGCCTCTTACCATCACCAACATTGGATCGATCTCGGATCCTGCTAGCAGCGATACGTTTACCTACACGGTCGACTGGGGTGACGGAAGCAACGTCGTTTCGGGCGTTGCAACAATCGATCAAACCGGCAATGCCACACGTCCGACGCTGGCCTCGTTTGACGGCACGCACACTTATGCCGCTGCGGGCAACTTCACCGTTGTTGTCCGCGTCGAAGACGGCGACGGCGGGGTTGACCAGAAAACGTTTAGCGTTTCGGTCTCATCGCCTCCAAAGCTTTCGCTTGCACTAAACCAATCCTCGATTTTGGAAAACAGCGGAAGCGCTGCCGAATTGACGATCACCCGGTCAGGCCCGGCCTCGAGCAGCCCGCTGACGGTTTCATTGAATTCAACGGACGCCAGCGAAGCCACCGTCCCTGCGACTGCTGTCATTCCCGCCAATGCAACTTCGGTCAAAGTTCCTGTCGCGGCAGTGGACGACGCCTTGCTTGACGGCGACCAATCGCTCCAGTTATCGGCGTCGGCCGCTGGAGTGGATCCAGGCGTGATCGATTTGCTGGTCAAAGATCACGAGACGCTTAGCGCCAGCTTCACCGCCGATTCGGTTCACGAAGACGCATCCAATACCGTGCAGCTGCGGATCACCCGCAGCAACAGTGACGTATCGCAAGCGTTGCCGATTCAAGTCAGTGGTGGCAATACAAATGAATTGGGCTTTGATGGTGCATTGGTCATCCCGGCGAATCAAACAAGTGTGCTGATCAACGTGGTCCCCGTCGATGACGATGATCCCGAATCATCCGAGCAATACAGCTACACGTTCGCGGCAAGCGGCTATGTTGCGGATTCTGCGACGATTGAGTTAGTTGATGACGAAGCTCCGTTGTTTCAAAACGCAGAAAATCGATTTGATGTGGACGGCAACGGGATTGTAACCGCAGCTGATGCGTTGGTCGTCATCAACGCGTTGCAGTTTCGCAACGGAAACGCGCTGCTCGACCCTGATACTGAACAACCGAGCGACGACGGCTATTACGACGTCAACGGCGACTATCGAATCACTCCGCTTGATGCACTGAATGTCATCAACGAACTGAATCGGATCGGCAGCGGAGAAAGCGAGGGCGAAGGGGAGCGTGCACCGGCCATATTTGCCCCTATTCAAGTGGATGCTCTGATCCGCGATAATGAGCTCGACAAAAACCAGGCCATCGGCGCAGAGGGTTTGCTGTTCTAA
- the araD gene encoding L-arabinonate dehydratase translates to MTSSNSAADAPQDRDPTTLRSYRWFGPDDMRSFGHRSRLKGMGFDDIDYQGRPVVAILNTWSDLNTCHSHFRNRADEVRRGILQSGGFPVEVPVMSLGEMMMKPTTMLYRNMLAMEVEEVLRCHPIDAAVLMGGCDKTVPAMLMGAISADVPSVFLPAGPMLKARWKDVTLGSGSDVWKYWDERLAGNVCDRDWNCIENCIAPSAGTCMTMGTASTMACIAEALGFTLGGAANVPAVVAEHSRLAVATGRQAVRMAWDKRTPSSFLTEQSIRNGVVTSLAIGGSTNAIVHLIALAGRLGIELTLERFDELSRITPVLGNLRPAGKYLMEDFYHAGGLRALLKELGDLIDLSCQTISGTSLGAQIADAEVIDSDVIRSRENPLSPAGGTSVLRGNLAPSGCVIKALAAEPRLQCHRGAAVVFDNYAEMKQRIHDPELNVTADSVLILRSAGPLGAPGFPEWGMLPIPKKLLQQGVRDMVRISDARMSGTSYGTCVLHIAPESAAGGPLALVQTGDEIEIDIPARRIHWHVSDDEIERRLQQHPEAKALANRGYLHLYAKHVMQADKGCDFDFLVGRTPGAEPDIF, encoded by the coding sequence ATGACCTCTTCGAATTCTGCTGCGGATGCTCCGCAAGATCGCGACCCTACAACGCTTCGTTCGTACCGTTGGTTTGGCCCAGACGACATGCGGTCCTTTGGCCATCGCTCGCGGCTGAAAGGGATGGGGTTTGACGACATTGACTACCAAGGCCGACCGGTCGTTGCGATCTTGAACACGTGGAGCGATTTGAACACGTGTCATTCGCATTTTCGCAACCGCGCGGACGAAGTACGCCGCGGGATTTTGCAGAGTGGTGGTTTTCCGGTTGAAGTCCCAGTGATGTCGCTGGGCGAAATGATGATGAAGCCGACCACGATGCTCTATCGCAACATGTTGGCGATGGAGGTCGAAGAGGTCTTGCGATGTCACCCGATCGATGCCGCGGTTTTGATGGGAGGTTGTGACAAGACGGTTCCAGCGATGTTGATGGGGGCGATCAGTGCGGATGTGCCTTCGGTCTTTCTGCCAGCCGGCCCAATGTTAAAAGCGAGATGGAAAGACGTCACGCTGGGTAGTGGTAGCGATGTCTGGAAGTATTGGGACGAACGGTTAGCCGGAAACGTGTGTGATCGCGATTGGAATTGCATCGAAAACTGCATCGCACCATCGGCAGGAACCTGCATGACGATGGGCACGGCTAGCACGATGGCGTGTATCGCCGAAGCACTCGGGTTCACGCTCGGCGGTGCGGCAAACGTGCCGGCCGTGGTAGCCGAACATTCTCGATTGGCTGTGGCCACGGGACGCCAAGCGGTCCGGATGGCGTGGGACAAACGTACGCCATCGAGTTTTTTGACCGAACAATCGATCCGAAACGGCGTGGTCACCTCGTTGGCGATCGGCGGCAGTACCAACGCCATCGTGCATCTGATTGCGCTCGCAGGCCGGTTGGGGATCGAGTTGACGCTAGAGCGATTCGACGAACTGTCGCGAATCACCCCCGTCCTCGGGAATCTGCGGCCGGCAGGTAAATACTTGATGGAAGACTTTTATCATGCCGGTGGATTGCGGGCGCTGTTGAAAGAGCTTGGCGATTTGATCGACCTATCGTGTCAAACGATCAGCGGAACGAGTCTAGGTGCGCAGATCGCGGATGCCGAAGTGATCGACAGCGACGTGATTCGCTCGCGTGAAAACCCGTTATCGCCAGCCGGTGGGACGTCGGTGTTGCGAGGCAATTTGGCGCCCAGCGGCTGCGTGATCAAGGCGCTCGCGGCAGAGCCACGTTTGCAGTGCCACCGCGGGGCCGCGGTGGTGTTCGACAATTACGCCGAAATGAAACAGCGGATTCATGATCCTGAGCTCAACGTCACGGCCGACAGCGTGTTGATTCTGCGGAGCGCCGGCCCGTTGGGCGCACCCGGGTTTCCTGAATGGGGCATGTTGCCGATTCCGAAAAAACTGTTGCAGCAAGGGGTGCGTGACATGGTGCGGATCAGCGATGCGCGAATGAGCGGAACCAGCTATGGGACATGCGTTCTTCATATTGCACCCGAGAGTGCGGCAGGAGGGCCGTTGGCGCTGGTGCAAACCGGTGACGAGATCGAAATCGACATTCCGGCACGACGAATTCATTGGCATGTTTCGGACGACGAGATCGAGCGGCGTTTGCAGCAGCATCCCGAAGCGAAAGCATTAGCGAATCGTGGTTATCTGCATCTGTACGCAAAACATGTGATGCAGGCCGACAAGGGATGTGATTTTGACTTTTTGGTCGGTCGCACGCCTGGCGCAGAACCTGATATCTTTTAG
- a CDS encoding methyltransferase has product MLLMYESAIQPPLVDPTPIFELFRGSYGSELLTAAVAHFDLFGRLSKQPMTLEQLGDALGLDPRPANVLVTALRAMDLLDLRDGKLGLTAMASEHLVPGSRLDCGDYLSLAAQSPGVMSMVQLLKSNKPLGSDSDSGTAFIYRDGAKSAMDAEASARHFTLALAGRAKNVAPVLADVLPIDDAKTILDLGGGTGIYSYALLQKHPGLRAIVFDRPDVLKVASEFAETYGVSDRAELHSGNMFSDPLPKNVDAVLLSNILHDWDVPECKQLIGRCVDALKPGGRLFIHDVFLNDSLDGPLPIALYSAALFTLTEGRAYSEAEYRSWMTEAGLATKAKVPTLVHCGVIEGVLS; this is encoded by the coding sequence ATGTTGCTCATGTATGAATCCGCGATCCAGCCACCGCTGGTTGATCCTACACCGATCTTTGAACTGTTTCGCGGCAGCTATGGTTCTGAGTTGTTGACCGCGGCAGTCGCCCATTTTGATCTATTTGGGCGATTGTCAAAGCAGCCGATGACGCTCGAGCAGCTTGGTGACGCATTGGGACTCGATCCACGTCCGGCCAATGTGTTGGTTACCGCGCTGCGGGCGATGGATTTGCTTGATCTCCGCGATGGCAAGCTTGGTTTGACCGCGATGGCATCAGAGCATCTTGTCCCCGGATCGCGTTTGGATTGTGGTGACTATTTATCACTTGCGGCTCAATCGCCTGGCGTGATGTCGATGGTCCAATTGTTAAAGAGCAACAAACCGCTTGGGTCCGATAGTGATTCCGGGACCGCGTTCATCTATCGCGATGGAGCAAAGTCCGCGATGGATGCCGAAGCATCAGCGCGACATTTCACGTTGGCGCTCGCGGGGCGAGCCAAGAACGTGGCTCCGGTACTCGCCGATGTGTTGCCGATTGATGACGCCAAGACCATTTTGGATCTCGGTGGGGGGACAGGGATTTATAGCTACGCGTTGCTACAAAAACATCCTGGGCTGCGAGCGATCGTTTTTGATCGGCCCGACGTGTTGAAGGTCGCGAGCGAGTTCGCCGAGACCTACGGGGTGAGCGATCGAGCGGAATTGCACTCAGGCAACATGTTCAGTGATCCATTGCCGAAGAACGTCGATGCGGTGCTGCTGTCGAATATCCTGCACGATTGGGACGTGCCCGAGTGTAAACAGCTGATAGGTCGCTGTGTCGACGCGTTGAAGCCAGGCGGGCGGTTGTTCATCCACGATGTGTTCTTGAATGATTCGCTCGACGGTCCGCTACCGATCGCCCTGTACTCGGCGGCCTTGTTCACGTTGACCGAAGGCCGTGCGTACAGCGAAGCAGAGTATCGCTCTTGGATGACCGAAGCTGGGTTGGCGACCAAGGCCAAAGTGCCGACTCTGGTGCACTGTGGCGTGATCGAAGGCGTTCTTTCGTAG
- a CDS encoding 30S ribosomal protein S1, giving the protein MTNGDPSTSSDLPVSDASAASSPAGADPKPATSDPAAAAGPTEPTASAAESNTSDSSNAGPSSADAATKPAESPASESGAAETAAALGTPKSPAAAPLAGAVRGAGPLASRGLGVAKPASPAVSPEKLAAATSDAAKKPKKKPKNRTPRLPGDDKPKPTSSAPVAAKKVAVPNRRESLSADLQAELDAELGLADVESMLGGSAGMPDRREPLAEGARVHGRVLKINDDTVFVSLGGPDEGVVPFEQFTGEEPKPNDNIEVMVRGFNREDGLYVLTLPGSAVEVSDWEDIEEGTVVEAVVTGHNTGGLECKVGNMRGFMPISQVTEFRVEDLSEFVDQKLVCIVTESNERRGNLVLSRRAVLEREREEKRKEQLEKIEVGDTLEGIVRNVKDFGAFVDLGGLEGLIHVSKLSWERIKHPSEVIQEGQMVKVTVDKIDKETGKIGLSYRDLLENPWDTAEATFAVGTVHKGTVTRTAPFGCFVRLTAGVEGLVHISELAHHRVSKVDAFVSQGDEVEVKILSFDRDSQKVALSIKAAQAVAADTDTKPEVEEEEPQREVAVKPTHQGPLRGGNNTESGGERFGLRW; this is encoded by the coding sequence ATGACTAACGGCGACCCTTCGACTTCTTCTGACCTTCCCGTTTCTGACGCTTCCGCTGCATCGTCCCCCGCTGGGGCCGATCCCAAGCCCGCGACTTCCGATCCCGCCGCTGCGGCAGGCCCGACCGAACCGACTGCGAGTGCTGCGGAATCGAACACCTCGGATTCGAGTAACGCTGGCCCTAGTAGCGCGGACGCGGCGACCAAGCCTGCAGAGTCCCCCGCATCGGAAAGCGGTGCGGCGGAAACCGCTGCAGCATTGGGTACGCCTAAGTCGCCCGCAGCCGCTCCGTTGGCCGGAGCCGTTCGTGGTGCCGGCCCGCTGGCGTCCCGCGGCCTTGGGGTTGCCAAGCCTGCATCCCCCGCGGTGTCGCCGGAAAAACTTGCCGCCGCGACATCCGACGCTGCCAAGAAGCCGAAAAAGAAGCCCAAGAACCGCACACCTCGGTTGCCGGGTGATGACAAGCCCAAACCAACCTCGTCCGCTCCGGTTGCCGCCAAGAAGGTCGCCGTTCCCAATCGACGCGAATCGTTGTCGGCGGACCTGCAAGCCGAACTTGATGCCGAACTCGGTCTGGCCGATGTCGAATCGATGTTGGGTGGCAGTGCCGGCATGCCCGACCGCCGAGAACCGCTTGCCGAAGGCGCCCGCGTCCATGGCCGCGTATTAAAAATCAACGACGACACTGTCTTCGTTTCGCTCGGCGGTCCCGACGAAGGCGTTGTGCCGTTTGAGCAATTCACCGGCGAAGAACCTAAACCCAATGACAACATCGAAGTCATGGTGCGAGGTTTCAATCGTGAAGACGGCCTGTACGTGCTGACGCTGCCTGGTTCGGCAGTCGAAGTCAGCGATTGGGAAGACATCGAAGAAGGCACCGTCGTCGAAGCCGTCGTTACCGGTCATAACACCGGCGGACTCGAGTGCAAAGTTGGCAATATGCGTGGCTTTATGCCAATCAGCCAAGTGACCGAATTCCGTGTCGAAGATCTGTCCGAGTTTGTCGACCAGAAACTCGTTTGTATCGTTACCGAGTCGAACGAACGCCGCGGCAACCTTGTGCTCAGCCGACGCGCCGTGCTGGAGCGTGAGCGTGAAGAAAAACGCAAGGAACAGCTTGAGAAGATCGAAGTGGGCGACACCTTGGAAGGCATCGTTCGCAACGTCAAAGATTTTGGTGCGTTCGTCGACCTCGGTGGTCTCGAAGGCCTGATTCACGTCAGCAAGCTTAGCTGGGAAAGAATCAAACACCCAAGCGAAGTGATCCAAGAAGGCCAAATGGTCAAGGTCACCGTCGACAAGATTGACAAAGAAACCGGCAAGATCGGTTTGTCGTATCGCGATCTTTTGGAAAACCCGTGGGACACCGCTGAGGCAACCTTTGCCGTCGGCACGGTCCACAAGGGAACCGTAACTCGCACGGCGCCGTTTGGCTGCTTCGTCCGACTGACGGCGGGTGTCGAAGGTTTGGTCCACATCAGCGAACTGGCACACCATCGCGTTTCAAAGGTCGATGCGTTTGTCAGCCAAGGTGATGAGGTCGAAGTCAAGATCCTGAGCTTTGACCGCGATTCACAAAAGGTTGCCCTTTCGATCAAGGCGGCGCAAGCCGTTGCAGCGGATACCGATACCAAACCCGAAGTCGAAGAGGAAGAACCGCAGCGTGAAGTCGCCGTCAAACCGACTCACCAAGGCCCGCTTCGTGGCGGCAACAACACCGAATCGGGCGGCGAACGATTTGGTTTGCGTTGGTAA
- the cysK gene encoding cysteine synthase A → MPRGKTYSDASKAIGDTPMIQINRLVPADGATVFAKCEFFQPLNSVKDRIGVAMIEAGERDGKINKDTHIIEPTSGNTGIALAFVCAAKGYKLTLTMPESMSVERRALLRAMGATLVLTPAAEGMKGAINKAGELVSENSNAYMPQQFENPANPAIHEATTGPEIWADSGQNIDVLVAGVGTGGTITGAARYLKKQNPNFKAIAVEPIHSPVISGGEPGKHRIQGIGAGFIPKNLDTSIVDEVIKVDDEDAFEWGRRLAKEEGIVAGISSGANMWAAAQVAARPEMKGKRIVTIMCSLGERYLSTPLFGDLGM, encoded by the coding sequence ATGCCTCGCGGAAAAACTTATTCGGACGCTTCCAAAGCCATCGGCGATACCCCGATGATCCAAATCAATCGACTGGTTCCTGCGGATGGCGCGACGGTGTTTGCGAAATGTGAATTCTTCCAACCGCTGAACAGCGTCAAAGACCGAATTGGCGTCGCGATGATCGAAGCGGGCGAACGAGACGGCAAGATCAACAAAGACACACACATCATCGAACCGACCAGCGGTAACACCGGAATCGCGTTGGCGTTTGTCTGTGCGGCCAAAGGCTACAAATTGACGCTGACCATGCCCGAATCGATGTCAGTCGAACGCCGCGCCTTGCTGCGTGCGATGGGAGCCACGTTGGTGTTGACCCCGGCGGCCGAAGGCATGAAGGGAGCGATCAACAAGGCAGGCGAACTGGTTAGCGAAAACAGCAACGCCTACATGCCACAGCAGTTCGAAAACCCTGCGAACCCCGCGATCCACGAAGCCACCACCGGCCCTGAAATCTGGGCCGATAGCGGCCAGAACATCGATGTCTTGGTTGCGGGTGTCGGTACCGGCGGAACCATCACCGGAGCGGCTCGCTATCTGAAAAAGCAAAACCCGAACTTCAAAGCGATCGCAGTCGAGCCGATCCACTCGCCCGTCATCAGTGGTGGCGAGCCGGGGAAACACCGCATCCAAGGGATCGGTGCCGGATTTATTCCTAAAAACCTCGACACCTCGATTGTTGACGAAGTGATCAAAGTCGATGACGAAGACGCGTTCGAGTGGGGCCGCCGGCTAGCCAAAGAAGAAGGCATCGTGGCGGGGATCAGCAGCGGAGCGAACATGTGGGCTGCAGCTCAAGTCGCCGCTCGCCCGGAAATGAAAGGCAAGCGGATCGTCACGATCATGTGCAGCCTTGGTGAACGCTACCTCAGCACGCCGCTGTTCGGCGATCTGGGAATGTAG